A single window of Castor canadensis chromosome 3, mCasCan1.hap1v2, whole genome shotgun sequence DNA harbors:
- the LOC109690950 gene encoding eosinophil cationic protein 1-like, whose amino-acid sequence MVAKLLHSQLCLLLLLGLLGIVPLLQAGPHGLPDYEWFRIQHIKNGSIQCNIEMLKINTYTRICKGFNTFLNINFTDAVNVCNNPVTMCHEGKSQNCHNSSVPVSITDCNLISPSDNITQCKYSRNRSISFYRIACDPITPQVNDTLVPVHLDGTF is encoded by the coding sequence ATGGTTGCAAAGCTGCTCCATTCCCAACTTtgcctcctgctgctgctggggcTCCTGGGAATAGTGCCCTTGTTGCAGGCCGGACCACATGGTTTACCTGATTATGAGTGGTTTAGAATCCAGCACATAAAAAATGGGAGCATCCAATGTAATATCGAAATGCTGAAAATTAACACCTATACAAGGATTTGCAAAGGCTTTAATACTTTTCTTAATATAAACTTTACCGATGCTGTTAATGTATGTAACAACCCAGTTACAATGTGCCATGAAGGAAAATCCCAAAACTGTCACAATAGTTCAGTTCCTGTGTCTATAACTGATTGTAACCTCATCTCACCTTCAGATAATATTACACAATGCAAATATTCTCGAAACCGGAGCATAAGTTTCTACAGAATTGCTTGTGATCCAATAACTCCACAGGTTAATGATACCTTGGTTCCAGTTCACTTGGATGGGACATTCTAG